The following proteins come from a genomic window of Salvia hispanica cultivar TCC Black 2014 chromosome 4, UniMelb_Shisp_WGS_1.0, whole genome shotgun sequence:
- the LOC125223627 gene encoding uncharacterized protein LOC125223627 isoform X2, with protein MASATVDSAASPTDGGLLRLDSIPIVDLRLLSQSELNSLSRCSSTAADDVVIPIIDRSVFNESAGSRKQTYSRLRLAPTDPSSPATPRSRTPHLRSPAAAYGSINTKTDPENVENHQIINLLKQFFVADMDPADLFPVKIEYLNSLPPQQFSSPPSPPPANFPSIGVKRKRGRPRKAVEVSVIDGSYADTLQLPMPSLSEFIPRDNADDKDREVLNSDGVAVDLAALGASEHPYREEIRQRTDGMRTEEELLGFLTGLNGRWGSRRKKKRIVDANEFGSKLPVGWKLSLSVKKKNGNVWLYCRRYISPSGLHFVTCKGVSSYLLSLHGMQDTNPCFVQYNDIVHDADKLTTVPLVVQDDYEIETFSHAPSPPLDLVTTNPEIQVTVNLGNASEDRIGESLCCHKCNITFKDKDELLNHQSSLHRKNRNKNIVRITDGVIIKDGKYECQFCHKTFSERHRYNGHVGTHVRFQPKMVGEFAQSVYPTSVNVYPTQDNAVEGSSKSHNAMDVCNTITNNGPTIYSNHDKIDGHFGEFEDGSRNIRGMDKATDTVTETNHSSVLEVLFTSNKNKSSHNDACLNDSAAEINKDGSVMQEGMMMESTLSQNGAADSDMTVGVIENSVSTDNPMQSMASECLLDSNDHMEECPVVNDNQHRRNDSNQKTMELNFDSQNLGLNESVFSLFGTQGQGQQEKDLAVSKSDLEILPCKGIATTETVTSEPEASKLEKGPTISMPIADNGKACKEDNVPCSAVTCKVGDTLSFSKCENESSKANNEGADMHEELQYGMDSVIQTWNTQDNAPNKDVSEIFSHLLDVPGVQGMSKSQLAANDKNPYHYENNDGGVCGRETKMPEFDCLQNFGSGQSSDFFSSSSAIVSSNSITGANQDTRLGVCSPFISTTDKQLSAEDNMITMFNDTMKEHRQDPSEGILLNQSGISEMSNGAFSSDKVYTTANPSELNGIEIAGKHELSLSFGSLQTDMCAESNRVEQESYRGNSFNIEPAGLKTYGNPTRSSILSSNIAADMEQARPFGYSNISFNDTINEPGNSFNVVQGERDWDGTRGNELMVLGEMVLIICLEVVMMLIQPHTFNLLAFFQLLALHQLRGKEAHLVWITTTVFKVT; from the exons ATGGCTTCCGCCACCGTCGATTCCGCCGCAAGCCCTACAGACGGCGGATTACTCCGATTGGATTCAATTCCCATTGTGGATCTCCGCCTCCTCTCCCAGTCGGAGCTCAATTCCCTCTCCCGCTGctcctccaccgccgccgaCGACGTCGTCATCCCAATCATCGACCGCTCCGTCTTCAACGAGTCCGCCGGCTCCAGAAAGCAGACCTACTCCCGCCTCCGCCTCGCTCCCACCGATCCCTCGTCCCCCGCCACTCCTCGCTCCCGCACGCCCCATCTCCGCTCCCCCGCCGCCGCCTATGGCTCCATCAACACTAAAACCGATCCGGAAAACGTCGAGAATCACCAAATCATCAATCTCCTGAAGCAATTCTTCGTCGCGGACATGGATCCCGCCGATTTATTCCCGGTGAAAATAGAATACCTAAATTCGCTGCCTCCGCAGCAATTTTCATCCCCGCCGTCTCCGCCCCCGGCTAATTTCCCCTCTATCGGAGTCAAACGGAAGCGCGGCCGGCCCCGCAAGGCCGTGGAAGTCAGTGTAATTGACGGAAGCTATGCGGATACGTTGCAATTGCCAATGCCATCGCTGAGTGAATTCATTCCGCGTGACAATGCGGATGATAAAGACAGAGAAGTGTTGAATAGCGACGGAGTGGCCGTGGATTTGGCGGCGTTGGGCGCCTCGGAGCATCCTTATCGGGAGGAGATCCGGCAGAGGACCGATGGAATGCGAACAGAAGAGGAATTGTTAGGGTTTTTGACGGGATTGAATGGAAGGTGGGGAAgtaggaggaagaagaagaggattGTTGATGCTAATGAGTTCGGATCGAAGCTGCCGGTTGGTTGGAAGCTTTCGCTCtctgtgaagaagaaaaatggcaATGTATGGCTCTATTGCCGTCGCTACATAAG CCCCAGTGGACTGCATTTTGTTACATGCAAGGGAGTATCATCATACTTGCTCTCTCTTCATGGCATGCAAGATACAAATCCATGCTTTGTCCAATATAATGACATTGTTCATGATGCTGATAAATTGACTACTGTCCCA CTCGTTGTACAAGATGATTATGAAATTGAAACCTTCTCCCATGCACCATCACCTCCTTTGGATTTGGTAACTACTAATCCTGAAATCCAAGTTACAGTAAATTTGGGGAATGCTTCAGAGGATAGAATAGGAGAGAGTCTATGTTGCCACAAGTGCAATATAACTTTCAAAGACAAAGATGAATTGTTGAACCACCAATCATCGCTTCACCGgaaaaacagaaacaaaaacaTTGTTCGCATTACTGATGGAGTGATTATTAAGGATGGAAAATATGAGTGCCAATTCTGTCACAAGACATTTAGTGAAAGACATCGGTATAATGGTCATGTTGGTACCCATGTGAGATTCCAACCTAAGATGGTTGGAGAGTTTGCTCAGTCTGTTTATCCCACTTCTGTCAATGTATATCCTACTCAAGATAATGCAGTGGAAGGATCATCAAAGTCTCATAATGCTATGGATGTTTGCAACACTATCACAAATAATGGGCCAACTATTTACTCAAATCATGATAAAATTGATGGCCATTTCGGAGAGTTTGAAGATGGTAGTCGAAACATTAGAGGGATGGATAAAGCTACTGATACAGTCACTGAAACGAATCATTCGTCAGTTCTGGAGGTTCTCTTTACCAGCAATAAGAATAAAAGTTCACATAACGACGCATGCCTGAACGATTCTGCTGCTGAAATCAATAAAGATGGTTCTGTGATGCAAGAGGGAATGATGATGGAATCAACTTTGTCTCAAAATGGCGCTGCAGATAGTGATATGACTGTCGGTGTGATTGAGAATTCTGTATCTACCGATAACCCCATGCAAAGTATGGCATCTGAATGTTTATTAGATTCTAATGATCATATGGAAGAATGTCCGGTGGTGAATGATAATCAGCATAGAAGAAATGATAGCAATCAAAAAACAATGGAGCTCAACTTTGATTCTCAGAATCTTGGATTGAATGAATCtgtattctctctttttggGACTCAAGGTCAAGGACAGCAAGAGAAGGATTTAGCAGTTAGTAAGAGTGATTTGGAAATCTTGCCTTGTAAGGGCATTGCTACCACCGAGACTGTAACTTCTGAACCAGAGGCATCTAAACTTGAGAAAGGTCCTACCATCAGTATGCCCATAGCTGATAATGGAAAAGCATGTAAAGAAGACAATGTTCCCTGCTCTGCAGTTACATGTAAAGTCGGTGATACACTTAGTTTCAGTAAATGTGAGAATGAGAGTTCCAAGGCGAATAATGAAGGTGCGGACATGCATGAGGAACTGCAATATGGAATGGATTCAGTTATTCAGACTTGGAATACGCAAGATAATGCGCCCAATAAAGATGTCTCTGAgatattctctcatcttttggATGTGCCAGGGGTGCAAGGCATGTCTAAAAGTCAGTTAGCTGCTAATGATAAAAACCCATatcattatgaaaataatgatGGTGGAGTTTGTGGAAGGGAGACAAAAATGCCCGAATTTGATTGTCTCCAAAATTTTGGGAGTGGTCAATCTAGTGACTTTTTCAGCAGCAGCTCTGCTATAGTAAGTTCCAATTCCATTACAGGAGCCAACCAGGATACAAGACTTGGAGTGTGCTCTCCTTTTATATCTACAACTGATAAGCAGTTATCTGCAGAAGATAATATGATTACGATGTTCAATGATACTATGAAAGAGCACAGACAGGATCCATCTGAAGGTATATTACTCAATCAGTCAGGTATTTCAGAAATGTCAAATGGGGCATTTTCATCCGATAAGGTTTACACTACTGCTAATCCTTCTGAACTCAATGGAATCGAGATTGCTGGTAAGCATGAGCTAAGCCTTTCTTTTGGTAGTCTTCAGACAGATATGTGTGCAGAGTCGAATAGGGTTGAACAGGAAAGCTATCGAGGAAATAGCTTTAACATCGAGCCCGCTGGCCTTAAAACATATGGCAATCCAACTCGTTCAAGTATCCTGAGCAGTAACATAGCTGCTGACATGGAACAAGCCAGACCTTTTGGATATTCTAATATATCCTTCAATGACACAATAAATGAACCTGGCAATAGTTTTAACGTGGTTCAGGGGGAAAGGGACTGGGACGGGACCAGAGGAAACGAG CTGATGGTTCTTGGAGAAATGGTCCTGATAATTTGTTTGGAGGTTGTTATGATGCTAATTCAGCCCCACACATTCAATCTTCTAGCTTTTTTCCAACTTTTGGCCTTGCACCAACTACG GGGCAAGGAAGCTCATTTGGTGTGGATCACAACTACGGTATTCAAAGTGACATGA
- the LOC125223758 gene encoding 5'-adenylylsulfate reductase-like 4 has translation MEDLHRILELAGLTVFLLIGRLTCADADTAPSRPLCVLDSLKDSFFAPRSDVCYISRDRFSHPVGVIEGNEVALQKALHMVHKNENDYASVLFYSARCPFSGTFRPKLSVLSSIYPSIPHFAIEESSVRPSILSKYGVYGFPTLILLNSTMRMRYQGSRTMESLIAFYGDVTGLNTSSADPVYLEKIRCSGSDERHNTHQETCPFPWARSPENLLQQETYLALATIFVIMRLLYCTFPTLHRYGQLAWRRYIINASFSGLWEHSVVHINRLLQLFKSLNEPGKKSNLQEGAKNAKAWASKSLATVSFGDASSSHSNAQ, from the exons ATGGAGGATCTGCACCGGATTCTCGAGCTTGCTGGACTGACGGTGTTTCTTCTCATCGGGAGGCTAACCTGCGCCGACGCCGATACGGCTCCGTCGCGCCCCCTGTGTGTGTTAGACTCCCTCAAAGACTCGTTCTTCGCTCCCCGGAGCGATGTTTGTTACATTAGTCGCGACCGATTTTCTCACCCTGTCGGCGTGATTGAG GGGAATGAGGTTGCATTGCAGAAGGCACTGCATATGGTCCACAAAAACGAAAATGACTATGCTTCTGTCCTCTTTTACTCGGCTAGGTGTCCTTTCTCTGGAACATTTAGGCCAAAGCTTTCCGTTTTGTCTTCGATATATCCTTCAATCCCTCACTTTGCAATCGAAGAATCATCAGTCAGGCCAAG CATTCTGTCAAAATATGGAGTTTATGGGTTTCCAACCTTGATACTTCTAAACTCTACCATGCGCATGCGATATCAGGGCTCTCGCACTATGGAATCTCTAATCGCTTTTTATGGGGATGTTACGG GCTTGAATACATCATCTGCTGATCCAGTGTATCTGGAGAAGATTAGATGTTCAGGATCCGACGAAAGGCACAATACTCACCAGGAAACGTGCCCTTTCCCTTGGGCCCGATCACCCGAGAATTTGCTGCAGCAGGAAACATATTTGGCCTTAGCTACCATTTTTGTGATCATGAGGTTACTTTACTGCACTTTCCCAACACTACACAGATATGGTCAGTTGGCTTGGAGGAGGTACATCATAAACGCGAGCTTCAGTGGCTTGTGGGAGCATTCTGTAGTCCACATCAATCGACTCTTACAGCTGTTCAAATCTCTGAACGAGCCCGGCAAGAAAAGCAATCTGCAAGAAGGGGCTAAGAACGCCAAAGCTTGGGCGTCCAAGTCTCTAGCAACTGTCTCGTTCGGGGATGCTAGCTCAAGCCATAGCAATGCTCAGTAA
- the LOC125223299 gene encoding nudC domain-containing protein 2-like, protein MAEKLAPEKSHSYIHNGQKVFDWDQTLEEVNMYIELPANVPKKLFHCKIDSKHVEVGIKGNPPYLNHDLAFPVKTDCSFWTLEDNIMHITLHKRDKGQTWSSPIMGQAQLDPYAADLEQRRLMLQRFQEENPGFDFSQAQFSGNCPDPKTFMGGIRSG, encoded by the exons aTGGCCGAGAAATTAGCTCCTGAGAAAAGCCACAGCTACATTCACAATG GGCAAAAGGTGTTCGACTGGGATCAAACGCTGGAAGAGGTGAATATGTACATTGAGCTTCCAGCTAACGTTCCGAAGAAGTTATTTCACTGCAAAATTGATTCCAAGCATGTTGAAGTTGGGATCAAAGGGAATCCGCCCTACCTTAAT CACGACCTTGCCTTCCCGGTGAAGACGGACTGTTCCTTTTGGACTCTTG AAGACAATATAATGCACATAACCTTGCATAAGAGGGACAAAGGTCAGACATGGTCTTCACCTATAATGGGCCAAGCCCAGTTGGATCCATATGCTGCTGATCTCGAACAGAGGCGTCTCATGCTTCAACGATTTCAAGAAGAG AACCCGGGCTTTGACTTCTCGCAAGCTCAGTTCAGTGGGAATTGCCCTGACCCAAAAACATTCATGGGCGGGATCCGTTCTGGTTGA
- the LOC125223627 gene encoding uncharacterized protein LOC125223627 isoform X1: MASATVDSAASPTDGGLLRLDSIPIVDLRLLSQSELNSLSRCSSTAADDVVIPIIDRSVFNESAGSRKQTYSRLRLAPTDPSSPATPRSRTPHLRSPAAAYGSINTKTDPENVENHQIINLLKQFFVADMDPADLFPVKIEYLNSLPPQQFSSPPSPPPANFPSIGVKRKRGRPRKAVEVSVIDGSYADTLQLPMPSLSEFIPRDNADDKDREVLNSDGVAVDLAALGASEHPYREEIRQRTDGMRTEEELLGFLTGLNGRWGSRRKKKRIVDANEFGSKLPVGWKLSLSVKKKNGNVWLYCRRYISPSGLHFVTCKGVSSYLLSLHGMQDTNPCFVQYNDIVHDADKLTTVPLVVQDDYEIETFSHAPSPPLDLVTTNPEIQVTVNLGNASEDRIGESLCCHKCNITFKDKDELLNHQSSLHRKNRNKNIVRITDGVIIKDGKYECQFCHKTFSERHRYNGHVGTHVRFQPKMVGEFAQSVYPTSVNVYPTQDNAVEGSSKSHNAMDVCNTITNNGPTIYSNHDKIDGHFGEFEDGSRNIRGMDKATDTVTETNHSSVLEVLFTSNKNKSSHNDACLNDSAAEINKDGSVMQEGMMMESTLSQNGAADSDMTVGVIENSVSTDNPMQSMASECLLDSNDHMEECPVVNDNQHRRNDSNQKTMELNFDSQNLGLNESVFSLFGTQGQGQQEKDLAVSKSDLEILPCKGIATTETVTSEPEASKLEKGPTISMPIADNGKACKEDNVPCSAVTCKVGDTLSFSKCENESSKANNEGADMHEELQYGMDSVIQTWNTQDNAPNKDVSEIFSHLLDVPGVQGMSKSQLAANDKNPYHYENNDGGVCGRETKMPEFDCLQNFGSGQSSDFFSSSSAIVSSNSITGANQDTRLGVCSPFISTTDKQLSAEDNMITMFNDTMKEHRQDPSEGILLNQSGISEMSNGAFSSDKVYTTANPSELNGIEIAGKHELSLSFGSLQTDMCAESNRVEQESYRGNSFNIEPAGLKTYGNPTRSSILSSNIAADMEQARPFGYSNISFNDTINEPGNSFNVVQGERDWDGTRGNEVRTSSQNFMGAFGNSSLPTSECAAADGSWRNGPDNLFGGCYDANSAPHIQSSSFFPTFGLAPTTGQGSSFGVDHNYGIQSDMMRPVRAQPVEYSFMSEQRVNSLPGEAKNFPYGTNMEQEMDPSFWLGKDALTPNASRISQATSICVWCSNVFLNEHVEAGAQTGAIGTICPSCSSRNPGHFNVL; encoded by the exons ATGGCTTCCGCCACCGTCGATTCCGCCGCAAGCCCTACAGACGGCGGATTACTCCGATTGGATTCAATTCCCATTGTGGATCTCCGCCTCCTCTCCCAGTCGGAGCTCAATTCCCTCTCCCGCTGctcctccaccgccgccgaCGACGTCGTCATCCCAATCATCGACCGCTCCGTCTTCAACGAGTCCGCCGGCTCCAGAAAGCAGACCTACTCCCGCCTCCGCCTCGCTCCCACCGATCCCTCGTCCCCCGCCACTCCTCGCTCCCGCACGCCCCATCTCCGCTCCCCCGCCGCCGCCTATGGCTCCATCAACACTAAAACCGATCCGGAAAACGTCGAGAATCACCAAATCATCAATCTCCTGAAGCAATTCTTCGTCGCGGACATGGATCCCGCCGATTTATTCCCGGTGAAAATAGAATACCTAAATTCGCTGCCTCCGCAGCAATTTTCATCCCCGCCGTCTCCGCCCCCGGCTAATTTCCCCTCTATCGGAGTCAAACGGAAGCGCGGCCGGCCCCGCAAGGCCGTGGAAGTCAGTGTAATTGACGGAAGCTATGCGGATACGTTGCAATTGCCAATGCCATCGCTGAGTGAATTCATTCCGCGTGACAATGCGGATGATAAAGACAGAGAAGTGTTGAATAGCGACGGAGTGGCCGTGGATTTGGCGGCGTTGGGCGCCTCGGAGCATCCTTATCGGGAGGAGATCCGGCAGAGGACCGATGGAATGCGAACAGAAGAGGAATTGTTAGGGTTTTTGACGGGATTGAATGGAAGGTGGGGAAgtaggaggaagaagaagaggattGTTGATGCTAATGAGTTCGGATCGAAGCTGCCGGTTGGTTGGAAGCTTTCGCTCtctgtgaagaagaaaaatggcaATGTATGGCTCTATTGCCGTCGCTACATAAG CCCCAGTGGACTGCATTTTGTTACATGCAAGGGAGTATCATCATACTTGCTCTCTCTTCATGGCATGCAAGATACAAATCCATGCTTTGTCCAATATAATGACATTGTTCATGATGCTGATAAATTGACTACTGTCCCA CTCGTTGTACAAGATGATTATGAAATTGAAACCTTCTCCCATGCACCATCACCTCCTTTGGATTTGGTAACTACTAATCCTGAAATCCAAGTTACAGTAAATTTGGGGAATGCTTCAGAGGATAGAATAGGAGAGAGTCTATGTTGCCACAAGTGCAATATAACTTTCAAAGACAAAGATGAATTGTTGAACCACCAATCATCGCTTCACCGgaaaaacagaaacaaaaacaTTGTTCGCATTACTGATGGAGTGATTATTAAGGATGGAAAATATGAGTGCCAATTCTGTCACAAGACATTTAGTGAAAGACATCGGTATAATGGTCATGTTGGTACCCATGTGAGATTCCAACCTAAGATGGTTGGAGAGTTTGCTCAGTCTGTTTATCCCACTTCTGTCAATGTATATCCTACTCAAGATAATGCAGTGGAAGGATCATCAAAGTCTCATAATGCTATGGATGTTTGCAACACTATCACAAATAATGGGCCAACTATTTACTCAAATCATGATAAAATTGATGGCCATTTCGGAGAGTTTGAAGATGGTAGTCGAAACATTAGAGGGATGGATAAAGCTACTGATACAGTCACTGAAACGAATCATTCGTCAGTTCTGGAGGTTCTCTTTACCAGCAATAAGAATAAAAGTTCACATAACGACGCATGCCTGAACGATTCTGCTGCTGAAATCAATAAAGATGGTTCTGTGATGCAAGAGGGAATGATGATGGAATCAACTTTGTCTCAAAATGGCGCTGCAGATAGTGATATGACTGTCGGTGTGATTGAGAATTCTGTATCTACCGATAACCCCATGCAAAGTATGGCATCTGAATGTTTATTAGATTCTAATGATCATATGGAAGAATGTCCGGTGGTGAATGATAATCAGCATAGAAGAAATGATAGCAATCAAAAAACAATGGAGCTCAACTTTGATTCTCAGAATCTTGGATTGAATGAATCtgtattctctctttttggGACTCAAGGTCAAGGACAGCAAGAGAAGGATTTAGCAGTTAGTAAGAGTGATTTGGAAATCTTGCCTTGTAAGGGCATTGCTACCACCGAGACTGTAACTTCTGAACCAGAGGCATCTAAACTTGAGAAAGGTCCTACCATCAGTATGCCCATAGCTGATAATGGAAAAGCATGTAAAGAAGACAATGTTCCCTGCTCTGCAGTTACATGTAAAGTCGGTGATACACTTAGTTTCAGTAAATGTGAGAATGAGAGTTCCAAGGCGAATAATGAAGGTGCGGACATGCATGAGGAACTGCAATATGGAATGGATTCAGTTATTCAGACTTGGAATACGCAAGATAATGCGCCCAATAAAGATGTCTCTGAgatattctctcatcttttggATGTGCCAGGGGTGCAAGGCATGTCTAAAAGTCAGTTAGCTGCTAATGATAAAAACCCATatcattatgaaaataatgatGGTGGAGTTTGTGGAAGGGAGACAAAAATGCCCGAATTTGATTGTCTCCAAAATTTTGGGAGTGGTCAATCTAGTGACTTTTTCAGCAGCAGCTCTGCTATAGTAAGTTCCAATTCCATTACAGGAGCCAACCAGGATACAAGACTTGGAGTGTGCTCTCCTTTTATATCTACAACTGATAAGCAGTTATCTGCAGAAGATAATATGATTACGATGTTCAATGATACTATGAAAGAGCACAGACAGGATCCATCTGAAGGTATATTACTCAATCAGTCAGGTATTTCAGAAATGTCAAATGGGGCATTTTCATCCGATAAGGTTTACACTACTGCTAATCCTTCTGAACTCAATGGAATCGAGATTGCTGGTAAGCATGAGCTAAGCCTTTCTTTTGGTAGTCTTCAGACAGATATGTGTGCAGAGTCGAATAGGGTTGAACAGGAAAGCTATCGAGGAAATAGCTTTAACATCGAGCCCGCTGGCCTTAAAACATATGGCAATCCAACTCGTTCAAGTATCCTGAGCAGTAACATAGCTGCTGACATGGAACAAGCCAGACCTTTTGGATATTCTAATATATCCTTCAATGACACAATAAATGAACCTGGCAATAGTTTTAACGTGGTTCAGGGGGAAAGGGACTGGGACGGGACCAGAGGAAACGAGGTAAGAACTTCTAGCCAGAACTTTATGGGTGCTTTTGGGAATAGCAGCTTGCCAACCAGTGAGTGTGCTGCAGCTGATGGTTCTTGGAGAAATGGTCCTGATAATTTGTTTGGAGGTTGTTATGATGCTAATTCAGCCCCACACATTCAATCTTCTAGCTTTTTTCCAACTTTTGGCCTTGCACCAACTACG GGGCAAGGAAGCTCATTTGGTGTGGATCACAACTACGGTATTCAAAGTGACATGATGAGGCCAGTTAGAGCCCAACCCGTCGAATACAGTTTCATGAGTGAGCAACGTGTAAACTCGTTACCTGGAGAAGCCAAGAATTTTCCATATGGTACAAATATGGAACAAGAGATGGATCCCTCATTTTGGTTGGGAAAGGATGCTTTAACGCCAAATGCATCCCGTATTAGTCAGGCTACGTCCATTTGCGTATGGTGCAGCAACGTATTCTTGAACGAGCACGTTGAAGCAGGAGCACAGACAGGTGCAATTGGCACTATCTGTCCATCTTGCAGTTCGAGAAACCCGGGACATTTCAATGTGCTCTAG
- the LOC125222505 gene encoding 14-3-3 protein 7: protein MEKEREQQVYLARLAEQAERYDEMVEAMKQVARLDVELTVEERNLVSVGYKNVIGARRASWRILSSIEQKEEGKGHEQNVKRIKSYRQKVEDELTKICMDILAVIDDHLLPSSTTGESSVFYYKMKGDYYRYLAEFKGTDDRKEAADQSLKAYEAATSAASTDLAPTHPIRLGLALNFSVFYYEILNSPERACHLAKQAFDEAIAELDSLNEESYKDSTLIMQLLRDNLTLWTSDLPEEGGEQSKGDEIQAES from the exons atggagaaggagagaGAGCAGCAAGTTTACTTGGCCAGGCTCGCTGAGCAAGCTGAGAGATACGATG AAATGGTGGAAGCAATGAAACAAGTTGCGAGATTGGATGTTGAACTGACTGTCGAGGAGAGGAACTTGGTTTCAGTTGGGTACAAGAATGTTATCGGTGCAAGAAGGGCATCCTGGCGGATCTTATCTTCCATTGAACAAAAAGAGGAAGGTAAGGGGCATGAACAGAAtgtgaagagaataaagagTTACAGACAAAAGGTTGAAGATGAACTCACTAAGATATGCATGGACATACTCGCCGTGATTGATGACCATCTACTTCCATCTTCTACGACAGGAGAGTCATCtgttttttattacaaaat GAAAGGAGACTATTACCGCTATCTAGCTGAATTCAAGGGTACAGATGATCGTAAAGAGGCAGCAGACCAGTCACTCAAGGCATACGAA GCTGCCACTAGTGCTGCTTCTACTGACCTTGCTCCTACACATCCCATTAGGCTTGGTTTGGCCCTTAACTTCTCTGTTTTCTACTATGAGATCTTGAATTCCCCTGAGAG GGCCTGCCACCTTGCGAAACAAGCCTTTGATGAAGCTATAGCAGAACTCGACAGCCTCAATGAAGAGTCCTACAAAGACAGCACTCTAATCATGCAGCTTCTGAGGGACAATCTTACTTTGTGGACCTCAGATCTTCCAGAAGAGGGAG GTGAGCAATCCAAGGGCGACGAGATTCAAGCAGAG AGCTAG
- the LOC125218300 gene encoding nodulin-26-like yields MANSPSIIFSINSPHTMPADIQPPKHNQTPKHHQPLTPSHFQKIIAEVVGTYVFVFAGCGAALVYRDDPTALAAAFIPALALMAMIYAVGHVSGAHFNPAVTVAFAVACRLPFIQVPIYVLSQLFGSTLASFTLRLLFKHQINFVPMLTQYSPTSTSDLEAIVWEFILTFILIFTIFGVASDDRANNALCGVAIGGALLLNALIGGSITGASMNPARSLGPAVAIGVYKNQWVYAIAPLLGGVAASVVYSLLRPTQSQKLNTSVKSVYTDLYHPQV; encoded by the exons ATGGCCAACTCTCCTTCCATAATTTTCAGCATTAACTCCCCACACACTATGCCAGCAGATATCCAACCACCTAAGCATAATCAAACACCAAAACACCATCAACCTCTAACCCCATCTCACTTCCAAAAG ATTATAGCCGAAGTTGTGGGCACGTACGTTTTCGTATTCGCGGGCTGTGGGGCCGCTCTAGTCTACAGAGACGACCCAACGGCATTGGCAGCCGCGTTCATCCCTGCACTTGCTTTGATGGCCATGATCTACGCCGTCGGCCATGTCTCTGGGGCCCATTTCAACCCTGCGGTCACTGTCGCGTTTGCAGTGGCTTGTAGATTGCCCTTCATCCAA GTTCCAATCTATGTGTTGTCTCAGTTATTTGGCTCAACACTTGCATCTTTTACACTAAGACTACtatttaaacaccaaataaacttTGTACCAATGCTAACACAATACTCTCCTACTTCAACCTCCGATCTCGAAGCCATTGTGTGGGAATTCATACTCACTTTCATactaattttcaccattttcGGAGTTGCTTCAGATGACAGAGCA AATAACGCACTATGTGGAGTTGCAATCGGGGGCGCGTTGCTGCTCAACGCTCTCATCGGAGG GTCGATAACGGGAGCTTCGATGAACCCGGCAAGAAGCCTAGGCCCTGCAGTAGCCATTGGAGTGTACAAGAATCAATGGGTGTATGCTATAGCTCCCCTCCTCGGTGGAGTGGCTGCGAGCGTCGTATATAGTTTGCTGCGCCCAACCCAATCACAAAAACTAAATACTAGTGTTAAGAGTGTCTACACTGATCTGTATCATCCTCaagtttaa